A single window of Sphingobacterium sp. ML3W DNA harbors:
- a CDS encoding phytoene/squalene synthase family protein: MKKLFDELSYEVSKKTTEKYSTSFSLGILALKPTIQPAIYAIYGYVRLVDEIVDSFHDYDKEKLLNRLKIETYYALKEGISLNPILQSFQETFNRYRIDKDLLDQFLHSMEMDLQKIEYNSTLYNEYIYGSAEVVGLMCLQIFTNGDREYYEELKPYAMKLGSAFQKVNFLRDLKDDYQTLGRTYFPNIDMVMFNNSVKSQIEDEIELEFKEALIGIRKLPKSSMFGVYLAYKYYLSLFEKIKSKSSAEILENRIRIPNSYKAYVALKSYLRYKTAFL, from the coding sequence ATGAAAAAACTATTTGATGAACTATCTTACGAAGTAAGCAAAAAAACCACCGAAAAGTATAGTACAAGTTTCTCTTTAGGTATACTTGCATTAAAACCAACTATTCAACCTGCTATTTACGCTATCTATGGCTATGTGAGATTAGTCGACGAAATTGTTGACAGCTTTCACGATTACGATAAAGAGAAACTATTAAATAGATTGAAGATAGAGACATATTATGCCTTAAAAGAAGGTATTTCACTCAACCCTATTTTACAATCTTTTCAGGAAACATTTAATCGATATCGTATTGACAAAGATCTATTAGACCAATTTCTTCACAGCATGGAAATGGATCTGCAAAAAATAGAATACAATTCGACACTATACAATGAATATATCTATGGATCTGCTGAAGTCGTAGGACTGATGTGTTTACAAATATTCACAAATGGTGATAGGGAATATTATGAAGAATTAAAACCTTATGCTATGAAACTCGGGTCGGCTTTCCAAAAAGTCAATTTTTTAAGGGATTTAAAAGATGACTATCAAACACTGGGACGTACTTATTTTCCTAATATTGATATGGTCATGTTCAACAATTCCGTAAAAAGTCAGATTGAAGATGAAATAGAATTAGAATTTAAGGAGGCTCTAATAGGCATAAGAAAACTACCTAAATCATCCATGTTTGGTGTATATCTAGCTTATAAATATTATTTATCTTTATTTGAAAAGATAAAAAGCAAATCCTCTGCAGAAATTTTAGAAAATAGGATTCGAATTCCAAACTCTTATAAAGCCTACGTTGCATTAAAAAGCTATTTACGCTATAAAACAGCATTCTTATGA
- a CDS encoding SRPBCC family protein has protein sequence MRYKLLREQQLNCDLDTAWDFFSSPHNLEKITPKEMQFIVLSKDNNHTIYEGQLINYTISPILKIQIKWRTRITQVDPNISFTDFQEQGPYKYWNHFHEFLPNEKGVLIKDTITYELPFGILGTIAHQLFVKNKLNKIFKYRFEVLEKMFNRVKS, from the coding sequence ATGAGATACAAATTATTAAGAGAGCAACAACTTAATTGTGATTTAGATACGGCTTGGGATTTTTTCTCATCGCCACACAATCTCGAGAAGATAACACCAAAAGAGATGCAATTTATCGTATTATCAAAAGACAATAATCATACTATTTATGAAGGGCAATTGATAAATTATACCATCTCACCGATACTAAAAATTCAAATTAAATGGAGAACCCGCATCACACAAGTTGATCCCAATATTAGTTTTACCGATTTCCAAGAGCAAGGACCTTATAAATATTGGAATCATTTTCACGAGTTTCTACCGAATGAAAAAGGAGTTTTAATAAAAGATACAATAACGTATGAACTACCATTCGGAATATTGGGTACCATTGCACATCAACTTTTTGTTAAAAACAAATTAAATAAAATTTTCAAATATCGTTTTGAAGTTTTAGAAAAAATGTTCAACAGAGTTAAATCATAA
- a CDS encoding sterol desaturase family protein, with amino-acid sequence MNYLIILFVFILMEAATWLIHKYIMHGLLWVLHKDHHDHSNIGKLEKNDYFFVIFALPTIILMYYGSLADFNHLFYIGLGIMLYGIAYFFVHDIFIHQRIKCFSKTKNPYFLAIRRAHKQHHKHTNKHNGECFGFLYVPIKYFKMYFNSPK; translated from the coding sequence ATGAATTATTTAATTATACTCTTTGTTTTTATATTAATGGAAGCTGCTACTTGGCTTATTCATAAATATATTATGCATGGTTTATTATGGGTTTTACACAAAGACCACCACGACCACAGCAACATAGGCAAACTCGAAAAAAACGACTATTTCTTTGTCATATTTGCCTTGCCGACTATTATATTGATGTATTATGGTTCATTAGCAGATTTCAATCATCTATTTTATATTGGTTTGGGAATCATGCTCTACGGCATAGCCTACTTTTTTGTACACGATATCTTTATCCATCAGCGAATTAAGTGTTTTTCCAAAACGAAGAACCCTTACTTCTTAGCAATACGTAGGGCTCATAAACAGCATCATAAACATACTAATAAACATAATGGTGAATGTTTTGGGTTTTTATATGTTCCTATCAAATATTTTAAAATGTATTTTAATTCACCAAAATAA
- a CDS encoding lycopene cyclase domain-containing protein: MTAYTYSLVLFFTIIICFFASFDKRILFNHHFGAFLKASILVATPFIAWDIWFTSMGVWWFNTDYTLGLNLAGLPLEEWLFFLLIPFSCIFTYFCFDKFFKLDWLSALNNIVVFISVITCSVIALLHHDKIYTLTTAVITITTLLYLHFIARVDWIGKASLVFSILMLGFFPVNGILTGFGLDSPIVNYNPKDFLGFRILTIPIEDAVYGYTQFLLVLYFFKLFQKQQNEFTK, encoded by the coding sequence ATGACTGCATATACCTATTCTTTGGTTTTATTTTTCACGATTATCATTTGCTTTTTCGCATCATTTGATAAAAGGATTCTTTTTAATCATCACTTTGGCGCTTTCCTTAAAGCCTCCATACTGGTAGCCACACCTTTTATCGCTTGGGATATCTGGTTCACATCAATGGGTGTTTGGTGGTTCAATACAGACTATACACTCGGCCTTAACCTAGCAGGATTACCACTAGAAGAATGGTTGTTTTTTCTCCTCATTCCATTTTCCTGTATTTTCACTTATTTCTGTTTTGACAAATTTTTCAAACTAGATTGGTTAAGTGCTTTGAATAATATTGTCGTTTTCATCAGTGTGATTACTTGTTCAGTAATTGCTCTTTTGCATCACGATAAAATTTATACCCTTACTACCGCTGTAATTACGATAACCACCCTCCTATATTTACATTTTATAGCTCGGGTAGATTGGATTGGAAAGGCATCTCTGGTTTTCAGCATATTGATGTTAGGTTTTTTTCCAGTAAATGGTATATTGACAGGTTTCGGCTTAGACTCTCCTATTGTAAATTATAATCCTAAAGATTTTTTAGGGTTTCGTATCCTAACGATTCCTATTGAAGATGCTGTCTATGGCTATACACAATTCTTATTAGTTCTATATTTTTTTAAACTCTTTCAAAAACAACAAAATGAATTTACAAAATAA
- a CDS encoding lipocalin family protein, producing the protein MNLQNKWIIPTVLLISISTLFFSCTSIPKSATAIQNFDVNRYLGTWYEIARFDFRFEKDLDNTSAQYSLNEKGNVVVLNSGYNFKKNEWKKADGLAKFRGDKTIGALKVSFFGPFYSGYNVIALDDDYHYALIAGKNLDYLWILSRNKTIPEEVKSNFLDIATQIGYDTKKLLWIKHDRNNNPYLNEK; encoded by the coding sequence ATGAATTTACAAAATAAATGGATTATTCCGACGGTTTTGCTTATTAGTATATCAACACTCTTTTTTTCCTGTACATCCATTCCAAAAAGCGCCACGGCCATTCAAAATTTTGATGTCAACCGTTATCTCGGTACATGGTATGAAATTGCACGATTTGATTTTCGATTTGAAAAAGACTTAGATAATACTTCGGCACAATATAGCTTAAATGAAAAAGGAAATGTAGTTGTCCTGAATAGCGGCTATAATTTTAAAAAGAATGAATGGAAAAAAGCGGATGGCTTAGCGAAGTTCAGAGGAGATAAAACCATTGGTGCACTAAAGGTGAGCTTTTTTGGACCTTTCTATTCGGGCTATAATGTGATTGCATTAGATGATGACTACCACTACGCACTGATTGCAGGAAAGAATTTAGATTATTTATGGATCTTATCTAGAAACAAAACTATACCAGAAGAAGTGAAGTCAAATTTTTTAGACATAGCGACTCAGATAGGTTACGACACGAAGAAGTTACTATGGATCAAGCACGATAGAAACAACAACCCTTATCTGAATGAAAAATAA
- a CDS encoding cryptochrome/photolyase family protein, translated as MKNKVSLFWFRRDLRLEDNVGLYHALSSAFPVVPIFIFDQAILDKLENKKDRRVDYIHQALTNINLELNSLGSTLKTFHGNPLEIYKILADEFAIQAVYCNRDYEPQAIARDTEIYDFFANKNIPFKAYKDQVIFDKNDILKKDGSPYTVYTPYSKKWKENLSPKNYQSLEINFTNFYKQTRSIILSLHDIGFEKTEYLFNLPTLDSLIIDEYDQFRDYPTLQKTTQLGIALRFGTISIRKCVRFGLAHNQTWLSELIWREFFMQILYHFPRVVNQSFKKQYDHIQWRDDEQTFELWCQGKTGYPIVDAGLRQLNETGFMHNRVRMIVASFLCKHLLLDWRWGEAYFAQNLNDYDLSANNGNWQWAAGSGCDAAPYFRVFNPTIQAEKFDKNFTYIHKWVPEFGTDAYPHPIVEHKFARDRALQVFGEALK; from the coding sequence ATGAAAAATAAAGTATCCCTATTCTGGTTTCGCAGAGATCTACGGTTGGAAGATAATGTAGGTTTATACCACGCACTTTCTTCAGCATTCCCCGTTGTGCCCATTTTTATATTCGATCAAGCTATCTTGGATAAATTGGAGAATAAAAAAGATAGAAGGGTAGATTATATCCATCAAGCCTTAACAAACATTAATCTAGAATTGAATTCACTGGGTTCAACTTTGAAGACCTTTCATGGCAATCCATTAGAAATCTACAAAATACTTGCTGATGAGTTTGCTATTCAAGCCGTTTATTGTAACCGTGATTACGAACCGCAAGCCATTGCTCGAGATACGGAAATCTATGATTTTTTTGCTAATAAAAACATTCCTTTTAAGGCCTATAAAGACCAAGTCATTTTTGACAAAAATGATATTCTAAAGAAAGATGGCAGCCCTTATACGGTTTATACACCATATTCAAAAAAATGGAAAGAAAATTTAAGCCCTAAAAATTATCAATCATTAGAAATAAATTTCACAAATTTTTACAAACAGACACGCTCAATAATCCTTTCTTTGCATGACATCGGTTTTGAAAAAACAGAGTACCTTTTCAACCTTCCAACATTAGATTCCTTGATTATTGATGAATATGATCAATTCAGAGATTACCCTACCCTTCAAAAAACAACGCAATTAGGTATTGCTTTACGTTTTGGCACCATCAGTATCCGTAAATGTGTCAGATTTGGTTTAGCACATAATCAAACCTGGTTGTCTGAATTGATTTGGAGGGAATTTTTTATGCAAATCCTTTATCATTTTCCCAGAGTCGTTAATCAATCCTTTAAAAAACAATATGATCATATCCAATGGCGCGATGATGAACAAACATTTGAATTGTGGTGCCAAGGAAAAACAGGCTACCCGATTGTTGATGCGGGCTTGAGGCAGCTTAACGAAACTGGATTTATGCACAATCGGGTCCGAATGATTGTGGCGAGCTTTTTATGCAAGCATCTACTGCTAGATTGGCGTTGGGGTGAAGCTTATTTTGCACAAAATCTGAATGATTATGACCTATCTGCCAATAATGGTAATTGGCAATGGGCAGCAGGTTCAGGTTGTGATGCAGCCCCTTATTTCAGAGTGTTCAACCCCACAATTCAAGCCGAAAAGTTTGATAAAAATTTCACTTATATCCACAAATGGGTTCCTGAGTTTGGAACAGACGCCTATCCACACCCGATCGTTGAACATAAATTCGCAAGAGACAGAGCGTTGCAAGTATTTGGAGAAGCATTAAAATAA
- the idi gene encoding isopentenyl-diphosphate Delta-isomerase → MERNKVILVDENDSVLGEMDKIDAHKQGHLHRAFSVFIFNNKGELLLQQRAEQKYHGAGLWTNTCCSHPQPGEDVLTSAEERLNHEMGLQSTLKFSHAFVYKSEVENNLIEHEYDHVFTGYIAGEPNINKDEVQDYKWMSLSEILEDIKNSPEIYTSWFKIALPQVIIDMEKNVL, encoded by the coding sequence ATGGAAAGAAATAAAGTAATTCTGGTCGATGAAAATGACAGCGTATTAGGTGAAATGGACAAAATTGATGCCCATAAACAAGGTCATTTACATAGAGCATTTTCGGTTTTTATCTTTAATAATAAGGGGGAGTTATTGCTACAGCAAAGAGCAGAGCAAAAATATCACGGTGCCGGTTTGTGGACAAATACCTGTTGTTCGCATCCACAACCGGGAGAAGATGTCTTAACTAGTGCAGAAGAGCGGTTAAATCATGAAATGGGATTACAGAGCACGTTGAAATTTTCACATGCTTTTGTTTACAAATCCGAAGTTGAAAACAACTTGATAGAACATGAATATGACCATGTCTTTACAGGCTATATAGCTGGTGAGCCAAACATAAACAAAGATGAGGTGCAGGACTATAAATGGATGAGCTTGAGTGAAATTTTGGAAGATATCAAAAATAGCCCAGAAATTTATACCTCTTGGTTCAAAATCGCATTACCACAAGTCATTATTGATATGGAAAAAAATGTACTTTAA
- a CDS encoding RNA polymerase sigma factor, with protein MSPLHNLSEETLITLLKRKDQRAFNYLYDNYSKALYGVVFRIIPYNNYADEVIQDVFMKIWKYLDLFDADKGRLYTWMINIARNTAIDYNKSKNVKNDQKNQSLSNIVNSNEEQNYSQSDQVKKLDYIGFKNVLDQLRPEWRILIELAYYEGYTQQEIAEHLDIALGTIKTRTRSALLQLQQLLKEYQ; from the coding sequence TTGAGCCCTTTACATAATCTTTCGGAAGAAACATTGATCACTTTATTAAAGAGAAAAGATCAACGTGCTTTTAATTATCTTTATGATAATTATTCGAAAGCATTATATGGAGTTGTTTTCCGCATAATACCATACAATAATTATGCAGATGAAGTAATTCAGGATGTATTTATGAAGATTTGGAAATATTTAGATTTATTTGATGCCGATAAAGGGAGACTCTATACCTGGATGATCAACATTGCACGCAATACGGCTATAGATTATAACAAATCTAAAAATGTAAAAAATGATCAAAAAAACCAGTCGCTATCTAATATCGTAAATAGTAATGAGGAACAAAATTATTCGCAGTCGGATCAAGTTAAAAAATTAGATTACATTGGATTTAAGAACGTACTAGATCAACTTAGGCCAGAATGGCGTATTTTAATCGAGCTGGCTTACTATGAAGGATATACACAGCAAGAAATTGCTGAACACCTCGATATTGCATTAGGTACAATAAAAACACGTACACGGTCTGCACTTTTACAGTTGCAGCAGTTGTTAAAAGAATATCAATAA
- a CDS encoding anti-sigma factor domain-containing protein, giving the protein MDIKEYISSGIIESYVLGLASEEEISILTCISKNNREVQQAIIDAQITFELLADAQAMEPPAKLKDSIWSKIKGEGSVIEEHQNHQSASTTIDNSIETANKTSRYQWAIAASVLLAVSIGTNLYLYWNNENHKTEIVKVITEKNIQKQALNQLYDRLALLQDSNVKKILLKGVENKPTLAAVVFWNQETAEVYLSLDKMPTPPQGKQYQLWAMVDGKPVDAGIFPLDSKTIDLSKMTNIPKAQAFAITLEDEGGRPTPTLSELCVMGTI; this is encoded by the coding sequence TTGGATATTAAAGAATACATATCATCAGGGATCATTGAATCTTACGTCTTGGGGCTTGCTTCTGAAGAAGAAATAAGCATATTGACCTGTATTTCGAAAAATAACCGCGAAGTGCAACAGGCAATTATAGATGCACAGATTACATTCGAATTGCTTGCCGATGCACAAGCAATGGAACCTCCCGCAAAATTAAAAGATTCCATATGGTCTAAAATCAAAGGTGAAGGATCTGTAATAGAAGAGCATCAAAATCATCAATCAGCTTCAACAACAATTGATAATAGCATCGAAACAGCTAACAAGACATCAAGATATCAATGGGCTATTGCGGCAAGTGTATTATTGGCCGTTAGTATCGGTACAAATCTATATTTATATTGGAACAATGAAAACCATAAAACAGAAATTGTCAAGGTAATAACAGAAAAAAACATACAAAAACAAGCCCTTAATCAGCTGTATGACAGGTTAGCATTGCTTCAAGATTCCAACGTAAAGAAGATTTTACTAAAAGGCGTAGAAAATAAACCGACATTAGCTGCAGTTGTATTCTGGAACCAAGAAACAGCTGAAGTATATTTGAGTCTGGATAAGATGCCAACACCTCCACAAGGAAAACAATATCAACTCTGGGCCATGGTAGACGGTAAGCCTGTAGATGCAGGCATATTCCCATTAGATTCAAAAACAATAGACCTGAGTAAGATGACCAATATACCGAAAGCACAAGCATTTGCCATTACATTAGAGGATGAGGGTGGCAGACCTACCCCTACACTTTCAGAATTATGTGTGATGGGCACTATTTAA
- a CDS encoding ferritin-like domain-containing protein gives MNLLNVFNEINNVDPEFTDRINPRREVIRNMASFGKKVTLASLPFFINNLFTKAYGATAPTDVNGVLNYALTLEYLEAEYYTMGVAAPNLIPAGRPLGAITTIRDHENAHVKFLKQVLGDKAVSKPTFDFTAGGTFANVFSDYDTFLALAQAFEDTGVRAYKGQAGILVGNRVVLTAALQIHSVEARHASHIRQMRRARGGAAANQKPWITGANDSGIGAVVDPVYMGEDNKVQGGVDITTLKGAMGNISLATATQSFDEPLAAEAVLNIAQLFIKN, from the coding sequence ATGAATCTTTTAAATGTATTTAACGAAATAAATAATGTTGATCCGGAATTTACCGATCGCATTAATCCACGCAGAGAAGTTATTCGGAATATGGCTTCTTTTGGAAAAAAGGTCACCTTGGCTTCTTTGCCCTTTTTTATAAATAATCTATTTACGAAAGCTTATGGTGCTACGGCACCAACAGATGTCAATGGTGTGTTGAACTATGCATTAACTTTGGAGTATCTTGAAGCAGAATACTATACTATGGGTGTAGCAGCTCCTAATCTGATTCCTGCAGGTAGACCGTTAGGAGCAATAACAACCATTCGTGATCATGAAAATGCACATGTCAAATTTTTGAAACAGGTATTGGGAGATAAAGCTGTTTCTAAACCTACGTTTGATTTTACTGCGGGAGGTACGTTTGCCAATGTCTTTAGTGATTATGATACCTTCTTGGCTTTGGCACAAGCTTTTGAAGATACTGGTGTACGTGCTTATAAGGGGCAAGCGGGTATATTAGTCGGAAATAGGGTTGTACTAACGGCTGCATTACAGATCCATTCTGTCGAAGCTCGCCACGCATCGCACATTCGCCAGATGCGTAGGGCAAGGGGTGGTGCAGCGGCTAATCAAAAACCTTGGATAACTGGTGCAAATGATAGCGGAATTGGTGCTGTTGTGGATCCTGTATATATGGGGGAAGATAATAAAGTGCAAGGAGGTGTTGACATAACAACTTTGAAGGGCGCGATGGGAAATATATCCCTAGCTACTGCAACACAATCTTTTGATGAACCTTTAGCTGCTGAGGCCGTATTGAATATTGCGCAATTATTTATTAAAAATTAG
- a CDS encoding ferritin-like domain-containing protein, with product MEKLSSQKECLIDKEEHLDKKDLRRRDFLKFTGAGLAGVALLGVVGCKKDRHDDDDMGADGFYFGSGDIAILNYAYALEQLEAEFYMQVVNSPYSGISDLEKTYFTDIRDHEIAHREFFKKALGAKAISSLEFNLSGINFSSRESVLGTAKTFEDLGVSAYNGAGWLIKDTGYLLLAGKIVSVEARHAALIRDLIDNGSFANQEVINSNGLDLAKSPTQVLQAAAPFIKSKIDVKDLPTY from the coding sequence ATGGAAAAATTGTCATCTCAAAAAGAGTGTTTAATCGATAAAGAAGAACATCTCGATAAAAAAGACCTTCGGAGAAGGGATTTCTTAAAATTTACCGGTGCAGGATTAGCTGGTGTCGCATTATTGGGCGTAGTTGGTTGTAAAAAAGATCGTCACGATGATGACGATATGGGTGCTGATGGTTTTTATTTTGGTAGTGGCGATATCGCAATCTTAAATTATGCTTACGCATTGGAACAGCTGGAAGCTGAATTTTATATGCAAGTGGTAAATAGTCCTTATTCAGGTATTTCAGATCTGGAGAAGACTTACTTTACGGATATTAGAGATCATGAGATTGCGCATCGTGAGTTTTTTAAAAAAGCGCTTGGTGCCAAGGCTATTTCAAGTTTGGAATTTAACCTTTCGGGGATTAATTTTTCAAGTCGTGAAAGTGTCCTAGGTACGGCGAAAACTTTTGAAGATCTAGGCGTATCGGCCTATAATGGTGCAGGTTGGTTGATTAAAGATACTGGATATCTACTTTTAGCGGGGAAAATAGTATCTGTGGAGGCTAGACATGCTGCTTTAATCCGAGATTTAATTGATAACGGTAGTTTTGCAAATCAAGAAGTCATTAATTCAAATGGTCTTGATCTTGCAAAAAGTCCTACTCAGGTACTTCAAGCTGCAGCTCCATTTATCAAATCGAAAATTGATGTAAAGGATTTACCCACTTATTAA
- a CDS encoding IS4 family transposase: MVNLNVFSQILSLIDRELFKVLVAKHKSDKHCKGINSWTHLASMLFCHFSSADSVRDISNGLRSTTGNLNHLGVGRAPSKSNISYINKHRTHELFKDLYFSLLDKLWQKDTHLRKDLTQLKRKVYLMDASIIPLCLSVFDWAKFRSTKGAVKLHTVLDYDGCLPVFMQITDGKVHESQRAGSYSFSKGSVVVVDRGYVDYNWLGDLDSRGCYFVTRSKTNMKYNVIKSYQSEALLEKGIIKDEIIELSGPSADRYNSKPLRLIHFWDSSTDNQYHFLTNNIQWKASLVANIYKQRWQIEIFFKHLKQRLKISSFVGTSENAVMIQIWTSLIGILLLKYLQKKAKYDWNLSNLVGFIRMNIFVKINIWQWIDDPFIRPPVKGKNGQLQIFSD; encoded by the coding sequence ATGGTAAATTTAAACGTTTTTAGTCAGATTTTATCACTTATCGACCGCGAATTATTCAAGGTTTTGGTTGCTAAGCACAAGAGTGACAAACATTGTAAAGGGATCAACAGCTGGACGCATCTTGCTAGCATGTTGTTTTGCCATTTTTCTTCTGCAGATTCAGTTCGTGATATCAGTAATGGCTTACGTAGTACGACTGGTAATTTGAACCATTTAGGTGTTGGTAGAGCACCCAGCAAGTCCAATATTTCCTATATCAACAAGCACCGCACCCATGAACTCTTTAAAGATCTGTACTTTTCGCTATTAGATAAGCTATGGCAAAAGGATACCCATTTGCGCAAAGATCTAACGCAATTAAAGCGCAAGGTTTATCTGATGGATGCCAGTATCATCCCTTTATGTTTATCTGTATTTGACTGGGCTAAATTTAGAAGCACCAAAGGTGCTGTAAAACTGCACACTGTGCTGGATTATGATGGATGTCTTCCTGTTTTCATGCAGATTACAGACGGGAAAGTTCATGAAAGCCAGCGTGCGGGTAGCTATAGTTTTTCCAAAGGAAGCGTTGTAGTGGTGGATAGAGGTTATGTGGATTACAACTGGCTCGGGGATTTGGACAGCAGAGGTTGTTATTTTGTTACCAGGAGTAAAACTAACATGAAGTACAACGTTATCAAGTCATACCAGAGTGAAGCACTCCTTGAAAAGGGAATCATTAAAGATGAGATCATTGAGCTTTCTGGTCCATCAGCAGATAGATACAACTCTAAACCATTACGCTTGATTCACTTTTGGGACAGCAGCACAGACAACCAGTACCACTTTCTGACAAATAATATCCAATGGAAGGCATCACTAGTAGCTAACATTTATAAACAGCGATGGCAGATCGAGATTTTCTTCAAGCATCTGAAGCAACGCTTAAAAATATCATCTTTTGTGGGTACTTCTGAAAATGCGGTCATGATCCAAATATGGACTTCGTTGATTGGAATATTACTGCTCAAATACCTTCAGAAGAAGGCTAAATACGATTGGAATCTGTCTAACTTGGTCGGGTTTATCAGGATGAATATATTCGTGAAAATAAATATATGGCAATGGATAGATGATCCTTTTATCAGGCCACCAGTTAAGGGTAAAAATGGACAGCTACAGATATTCTCAGACTAA
- a CDS encoding TIGR00730 family Rossman fold protein has product MMDKVKSIVVFCASSLGINNCYEEQAMHVGHVFAQRGIRLVYGGGRVGLMGAVANGALAKGGEVVGIIPHFLNSKEREHTGVTELITVDTMHDRKRIMNDYSDGIIALPGGFGTLEELFEMITWGQLGLHKKPVGILNTNGFYDYLIQFVAHMTSEGLLKKENQEMLLVADNIEDLLEKMECYVAPKLIKWIEKDEI; this is encoded by the coding sequence ATGATGGATAAGGTTAAAAGTATCGTTGTTTTTTGTGCTTCAAGTTTGGGTATTAATAATTGTTATGAAGAACAAGCTATGCATGTTGGACATGTCTTTGCACAGCGCGGCATTCGTTTGGTATATGGCGGTGGACGGGTAGGTTTAATGGGAGCAGTTGCTAACGGAGCATTGGCAAAAGGAGGTGAAGTAGTCGGGATAATCCCACACTTTCTTAATTCAAAAGAGAGGGAACATACTGGTGTTACGGAATTAATTACGGTAGATACTATGCATGATCGTAAACGTATCATGAATGACTATTCGGACGGTATTATCGCCCTTCCTGGTGGATTCGGCACACTAGAAGAGCTTTTTGAAATGATAACTTGGGGACAGCTTGGTTTGCATAAGAAGCCAGTAGGAATCCTGAATACGAATGGATTTTACGATTATTTGATCCAGTTTGTTGCACATATGACCTCCGAAGGATTATTGAAGAAAGAGAACCAAGAGATGCTGTTGGTAGCGGATAATATTGAAGATTTGCTCGAGAAGATGGAATGTTATGTAGCACCTAAGTTGATTAAATGGATTGAGAAAGATGAGATTTAA
- a CDS encoding universal stress protein: protein METIVYLTDFSVPARHAFDQLLIIAKQTGIKRVIMYHSFAYVNGGFYNVGDFMPPPPLIDDTDIEDVEAKFHLLKQELLNVSPFTKVETRHDSLAVIEGVRRIAQHEHIELVVVGMRGSDDKGKNSIGTTTNELIQAHAYNLLLVPEMDAIAIFKNALLAVDLSHLKERLPVKAILRLQEFLKLKWHVVNVSIEGKHTAAELVEEQSFLHSSLDSLEPSYSYLDGEDFVERLSSYVHDHDIDVLITVPRKLGFFANFFQKRASKKLAVYTKVPILMLIS, encoded by the coding sequence ATGGAAACAATTGTTTATTTAACAGATTTTTCTGTTCCTGCTCGGCACGCCTTTGATCAATTATTGATCATTGCAAAACAGACGGGAATCAAAAGAGTGATTATGTATCATTCTTTTGCGTATGTAAATGGCGGATTTTACAATGTCGGGGACTTCATGCCCCCTCCTCCATTAATTGATGACACAGATATTGAAGATGTGGAAGCCAAATTTCATCTGTTAAAACAGGAGTTATTGAATGTCTCTCCATTTACAAAAGTGGAAACCCGACACGATAGTTTGGCGGTTATTGAAGGTGTTCGGCGAATTGCTCAACATGAGCATATAGAACTTGTTGTTGTGGGGATGAGGGGTAGTGATGATAAAGGGAAAAACAGTATTGGTACCACAACTAACGAGCTTATACAAGCACATGCTTATAATCTGTTATTGGTTCCGGAAATGGATGCAATAGCTATATTTAAAAATGCACTTCTTGCAGTAGATCTATCTCATTTGAAGGAAAGGTTGCCCGTTAAGGCAATTCTCCGATTGCAAGAGTTTTTAAAGTTAAAGTGGCATGTTGTTAATGTGAGTATCGAAGGTAAACATACAGCAGCTGAATTGGTAGAAGAGCAGTCTTTTTTACATTCGAGTTTAGATAGTCTTGAACCCAGCTATTCCTATTTAGATGGAGAAGATTTCGTTGAAAGGCTAAGTTCTTATGTTCACGATCATGATATCGATGTATTGATAACCGTACCTCGGAAATTGGGATTCTTTGCCAATTTCTTTCAAAAACGCGCTTCAAAAAAATTGGCAGTCTATACGAAGGTTCCAATTTTAATGTTAATATCCTAA